The following coding sequences are from one Amphiprion ocellaris isolate individual 3 ecotype Okinawa chromosome 19, ASM2253959v1, whole genome shotgun sequence window:
- the rundc3aa gene encoding RUN domain-containing protein 3A isoform X2, whose translation MESGCIQTAMAMGLASKKASVRSVGVERKNLITVCRFSVKTLLEKYTAEPIDDSSEEFINFAAILEHILSHRFKGNTAGSGSWFSSDGQRSFWEYIRLACSKVQNNCIASIENIENISTSRAKGRAWIRVALMEKRLSEYVSTALRDTRTTRRFYDDGAIMLREEATVLTGMLIGLSAIDFSFCLKGETLDGKSPAVIDYTPYLKFTQSYDYLSDEEDRRSVDSSNSEESVPEHPYIPLVTDEESWSNKCRKMEQRFKIVYAQKGYLEELVRLRESQLKNVETENKRLRAKVEELTVQSQQEKKELEAIVLELQAQLSALMPCDSSHLAKDLSIPLVNQWSTITNNQGDVKLFRRRSFHSLEQLSADVSLHSDSQKTDGRQNGDAAWTSAGKDNTPSMLGLCGSLASLPSSKSLASLKSSECLVNISTEPSPALSPS comes from the exons ATGGAGTCGGGCTGCATTCAGACAGCAATGGCTATGGGTCTGGCTTCGAAGAAGGCTTCTGTTCGGAGCGTCGGCGTGGAGCGAAAAAACCTCATCACGGTCTGCAG ATTCTCTGTAAAGACTCTCCTAGAAAAGTACACAGCAGAGCCCATAGATGACTCATCCGAGGAGTTTATTAACTTTGCTGCCATTTTAGAGCACATCCTCAGCCACCGCTTCAAAGGTAACACTGCAG GTTCAGGAAGCTGGTTCAGCTCAGATGGACAGCGCAGTTTCTGGGAATATATCCGGCTGGCCTGCAGCAAGGTGCAGAACAACTGCATCGCCAGCATCGAAAACATAGAGAACATCAGCACATCGCGAGCCAAG GGTCGGGCGTGGATTCGAGTGGCGCTGATGGAGAAACGTCTGTCTGAATATGTCTCTACTGCTCTGAGAGACACTAGAACAACCAG GAGGTTTTATGATGATGGAGCCATTATGCTGAGAGAGGAGGCGACAGTGCTCACCGGCATGCTGATTGGATTAAGCGCCATTGACTTCAG TTTTTGCTTGAAGGGCGAGACTCTGGATGGGAAATCTCCAGCTGTGATCGACTACACGCCCTACCTGAAGTTCACTCAGAG CTACGACTACCTGAGTGATGAGGAGGACCGCCGCAGCGTGGACAGCAGCAACAGCGAGGAGAGCGTCCCCGAGCATCCCTACATCCCCCTGGTGACCGACGAGGAGAGCTGGAGCAACAAGTGTCGCAAGATGGAGCAGAGGTTCAAGATCGTCTACGCCCAGAAG GGTTACCTCGAGGAGCTGGTTCGTCTGAGAGAGTCGCAGCTGAAGAACGTGGAGACGGAGAACAAGCGTCTGAGAGCGAAGGTGGAGGAGCTGACGGTGCAGAGTcagcaggagaagaaggagctggaggCCATCGTGCTGGAGCTGCAAGCACAACT CTCTGCCCTGATGCCCTGTGATTCCTCCCATCTGGCTAAAGATCTTTCCATCCCGCTGGTCAACCAGTGGTCCACCATCACTAACAACCAAGGCGATGTCAAACTCTTCCGCAG GAGGAGTTTCCACAGTCTGGAGCAGCTTTCTGCTGATGTCAGTCTGCACTCAGACTCCCAAAAGACCGATGGGCGGCAGAACGGAGACGCTGCCTGGACCTCAGCTG gaaaagaCAACACTCCCTCCATGCTGGGTCTGTGCGGCTCTCTGGCCTCCTTGCCGAGCTCAAAGTCGCTGGCGAGCCTCAAGTCCAGCGAGTGTTTGGTGAACATCAGCACCGAGCCCAGCCCTGCTCTGTCTCCCAGCTAG
- the rundc3aa gene encoding RUN domain-containing protein 3A isoform X4: MESGCIQTAMAMGLASKKASVRSVGVERKNLITVCRFSVKTLLEKYTAEPIDDSSEEFINFAAILEHILSHRFKGSGSWFSSDGQRSFWEYIRLACSKVQNNCIASIENIENISTSRAKGRAWIRVALMEKRLSEYVSTALRDTRTTRRFYDDGAIMLREEATVLTGMLIGLSAIDFSFCLKGETLDGKSPAVIDYTPYLKFTQSYDYLSDEEDRRSVDSSNSEESVPEHPYIPLVTDEESWSNKCRKMEQRFKIVYAQKGYLEELVRLRESQLKNVETENKRLRAKVEELTVQSQQEKKELEAIVLELQAQLSALMPCDSSHLAKDLSIPLVNQWSTITNNQGDVKLFRRRSFHSLEQLSADVSLHSDSQKTDGRQNGDAAWTSAGKDNTPSMLGLCGSLASLPSSKSLASLKSSECLVNISTEPSPALSPS; this comes from the exons ATGGAGTCGGGCTGCATTCAGACAGCAATGGCTATGGGTCTGGCTTCGAAGAAGGCTTCTGTTCGGAGCGTCGGCGTGGAGCGAAAAAACCTCATCACGGTCTGCAG ATTCTCTGTAAAGACTCTCCTAGAAAAGTACACAGCAGAGCCCATAGATGACTCATCCGAGGAGTTTATTAACTTTGCTGCCATTTTAGAGCACATCCTCAGCCACCGCTTCAAAG GTTCAGGAAGCTGGTTCAGCTCAGATGGACAGCGCAGTTTCTGGGAATATATCCGGCTGGCCTGCAGCAAGGTGCAGAACAACTGCATCGCCAGCATCGAAAACATAGAGAACATCAGCACATCGCGAGCCAAG GGTCGGGCGTGGATTCGAGTGGCGCTGATGGAGAAACGTCTGTCTGAATATGTCTCTACTGCTCTGAGAGACACTAGAACAACCAG GAGGTTTTATGATGATGGAGCCATTATGCTGAGAGAGGAGGCGACAGTGCTCACCGGCATGCTGATTGGATTAAGCGCCATTGACTTCAG TTTTTGCTTGAAGGGCGAGACTCTGGATGGGAAATCTCCAGCTGTGATCGACTACACGCCCTACCTGAAGTTCACTCAGAG CTACGACTACCTGAGTGATGAGGAGGACCGCCGCAGCGTGGACAGCAGCAACAGCGAGGAGAGCGTCCCCGAGCATCCCTACATCCCCCTGGTGACCGACGAGGAGAGCTGGAGCAACAAGTGTCGCAAGATGGAGCAGAGGTTCAAGATCGTCTACGCCCAGAAG GGTTACCTCGAGGAGCTGGTTCGTCTGAGAGAGTCGCAGCTGAAGAACGTGGAGACGGAGAACAAGCGTCTGAGAGCGAAGGTGGAGGAGCTGACGGTGCAGAGTcagcaggagaagaaggagctggaggCCATCGTGCTGGAGCTGCAAGCACAACT CTCTGCCCTGATGCCCTGTGATTCCTCCCATCTGGCTAAAGATCTTTCCATCCCGCTGGTCAACCAGTGGTCCACCATCACTAACAACCAAGGCGATGTCAAACTCTTCCGCAG GAGGAGTTTCCACAGTCTGGAGCAGCTTTCTGCTGATGTCAGTCTGCACTCAGACTCCCAAAAGACCGATGGGCGGCAGAACGGAGACGCTGCCTGGACCTCAGCTG gaaaagaCAACACTCCCTCCATGCTGGGTCTGTGCGGCTCTCTGGCCTCCTTGCCGAGCTCAAAGTCGCTGGCGAGCCTCAAGTCCAGCGAGTGTTTGGTGAACATCAGCACCGAGCCCAGCCCTGCTCTGTCTCCCAGCTAG
- the rundc3aa gene encoding RUN domain-containing protein 3A isoform X3: protein MPRLKRKREREKEEEERERSQGNVSEGARRVNARLGVLRFSVKTLLEKYTAEPIDDSSEEFINFAAILEHILSHRFKGSGSWFSSDGQRSFWEYIRLACSKVQNNCIASIENIENISTSRAKGRAWIRVALMEKRLSEYVSTALRDTRTTRRFYDDGAIMLREEATVLTGMLIGLSAIDFSFCLKGETLDGKSPAVIDYTPYLKFTQSYDYLSDEEDRRSVDSSNSEESVPEHPYIPLVTDEESWSNKCRKMEQRFKIVYAQKGYLEELVRLRESQLKNVETENKRLRAKVEELTVQSQQEKKELEAIVLELQAQLSALMPCDSSHLAKDLSIPLVNQWSTITNNQGDVKLFRRRSFHSLEQLSADVSLHSDSQKTDGRQNGDAAWTSAGKDNTPSMLGLCGSLASLPSSKSLASLKSSECLVNISTEPSPALSPS from the exons ATGCCAAGactgaagagaaagagagagagagagaaagaagaagaagaaagagaaaggagtCAGGGAAATGTTTCTGAGGGAGCGAGGAGAGTTAATGCCAGGCTTGGTGTGCTCAG ATTCTCTGTAAAGACTCTCCTAGAAAAGTACACAGCAGAGCCCATAGATGACTCATCCGAGGAGTTTATTAACTTTGCTGCCATTTTAGAGCACATCCTCAGCCACCGCTTCAAAG GTTCAGGAAGCTGGTTCAGCTCAGATGGACAGCGCAGTTTCTGGGAATATATCCGGCTGGCCTGCAGCAAGGTGCAGAACAACTGCATCGCCAGCATCGAAAACATAGAGAACATCAGCACATCGCGAGCCAAG GGTCGGGCGTGGATTCGAGTGGCGCTGATGGAGAAACGTCTGTCTGAATATGTCTCTACTGCTCTGAGAGACACTAGAACAACCAG GAGGTTTTATGATGATGGAGCCATTATGCTGAGAGAGGAGGCGACAGTGCTCACCGGCATGCTGATTGGATTAAGCGCCATTGACTTCAG TTTTTGCTTGAAGGGCGAGACTCTGGATGGGAAATCTCCAGCTGTGATCGACTACACGCCCTACCTGAAGTTCACTCAGAG CTACGACTACCTGAGTGATGAGGAGGACCGCCGCAGCGTGGACAGCAGCAACAGCGAGGAGAGCGTCCCCGAGCATCCCTACATCCCCCTGGTGACCGACGAGGAGAGCTGGAGCAACAAGTGTCGCAAGATGGAGCAGAGGTTCAAGATCGTCTACGCCCAGAAG GGTTACCTCGAGGAGCTGGTTCGTCTGAGAGAGTCGCAGCTGAAGAACGTGGAGACGGAGAACAAGCGTCTGAGAGCGAAGGTGGAGGAGCTGACGGTGCAGAGTcagcaggagaagaaggagctggaggCCATCGTGCTGGAGCTGCAAGCACAACT CTCTGCCCTGATGCCCTGTGATTCCTCCCATCTGGCTAAAGATCTTTCCATCCCGCTGGTCAACCAGTGGTCCACCATCACTAACAACCAAGGCGATGTCAAACTCTTCCGCAG GAGGAGTTTCCACAGTCTGGAGCAGCTTTCTGCTGATGTCAGTCTGCACTCAGACTCCCAAAAGACCGATGGGCGGCAGAACGGAGACGCTGCCTGGACCTCAGCTG gaaaagaCAACACTCCCTCCATGCTGGGTCTGTGCGGCTCTCTGGCCTCCTTGCCGAGCTCAAAGTCGCTGGCGAGCCTCAAGTCCAGCGAGTGTTTGGTGAACATCAGCACCGAGCCCAGCCCTGCTCTGTCTCCCAGCTAG
- the rundc3aa gene encoding RUN domain-containing protein 3A isoform X1, with protein sequence MPRLKRKREREKEEEERERSQGNVSEGARRVNARLGVLRFSVKTLLEKYTAEPIDDSSEEFINFAAILEHILSHRFKGNTAGSGSWFSSDGQRSFWEYIRLACSKVQNNCIASIENIENISTSRAKGRAWIRVALMEKRLSEYVSTALRDTRTTRRFYDDGAIMLREEATVLTGMLIGLSAIDFSFCLKGETLDGKSPAVIDYTPYLKFTQSYDYLSDEEDRRSVDSSNSEESVPEHPYIPLVTDEESWSNKCRKMEQRFKIVYAQKGYLEELVRLRESQLKNVETENKRLRAKVEELTVQSQQEKKELEAIVLELQAQLSALMPCDSSHLAKDLSIPLVNQWSTITNNQGDVKLFRRRSFHSLEQLSADVSLHSDSQKTDGRQNGDAAWTSAGKDNTPSMLGLCGSLASLPSSKSLASLKSSECLVNISTEPSPALSPS encoded by the exons ATGCCAAGactgaagagaaagagagagagagagaaagaagaagaagaaagagaaaggagtCAGGGAAATGTTTCTGAGGGAGCGAGGAGAGTTAATGCCAGGCTTGGTGTGCTCAG ATTCTCTGTAAAGACTCTCCTAGAAAAGTACACAGCAGAGCCCATAGATGACTCATCCGAGGAGTTTATTAACTTTGCTGCCATTTTAGAGCACATCCTCAGCCACCGCTTCAAAGGTAACACTGCAG GTTCAGGAAGCTGGTTCAGCTCAGATGGACAGCGCAGTTTCTGGGAATATATCCGGCTGGCCTGCAGCAAGGTGCAGAACAACTGCATCGCCAGCATCGAAAACATAGAGAACATCAGCACATCGCGAGCCAAG GGTCGGGCGTGGATTCGAGTGGCGCTGATGGAGAAACGTCTGTCTGAATATGTCTCTACTGCTCTGAGAGACACTAGAACAACCAG GAGGTTTTATGATGATGGAGCCATTATGCTGAGAGAGGAGGCGACAGTGCTCACCGGCATGCTGATTGGATTAAGCGCCATTGACTTCAG TTTTTGCTTGAAGGGCGAGACTCTGGATGGGAAATCTCCAGCTGTGATCGACTACACGCCCTACCTGAAGTTCACTCAGAG CTACGACTACCTGAGTGATGAGGAGGACCGCCGCAGCGTGGACAGCAGCAACAGCGAGGAGAGCGTCCCCGAGCATCCCTACATCCCCCTGGTGACCGACGAGGAGAGCTGGAGCAACAAGTGTCGCAAGATGGAGCAGAGGTTCAAGATCGTCTACGCCCAGAAG GGTTACCTCGAGGAGCTGGTTCGTCTGAGAGAGTCGCAGCTGAAGAACGTGGAGACGGAGAACAAGCGTCTGAGAGCGAAGGTGGAGGAGCTGACGGTGCAGAGTcagcaggagaagaaggagctggaggCCATCGTGCTGGAGCTGCAAGCACAACT CTCTGCCCTGATGCCCTGTGATTCCTCCCATCTGGCTAAAGATCTTTCCATCCCGCTGGTCAACCAGTGGTCCACCATCACTAACAACCAAGGCGATGTCAAACTCTTCCGCAG GAGGAGTTTCCACAGTCTGGAGCAGCTTTCTGCTGATGTCAGTCTGCACTCAGACTCCCAAAAGACCGATGGGCGGCAGAACGGAGACGCTGCCTGGACCTCAGCTG gaaaagaCAACACTCCCTCCATGCTGGGTCTGTGCGGCTCTCTGGCCTCCTTGCCGAGCTCAAAGTCGCTGGCGAGCCTCAAGTCCAGCGAGTGTTTGGTGAACATCAGCACCGAGCCCAGCCCTGCTCTGTCTCCCAGCTAG